One window of Oscillibacter hominis genomic DNA carries:
- a CDS encoding histidine triad nucleotide-binding protein, producing MSDCLFCKIAAGEIPSSKVYEDEVCYAFNDIDPQAPTHFLVIPKTHIASVAGICAENSAVVAHIFEVIAKLTAELGIKSYRVVSNIGEQAGQSVPHLHFHVLSGRDMTWPPG from the coding sequence ATGTCCGATTGCTTGTTCTGCAAAATCGCCGCAGGGGAAATCCCCAGCAGCAAGGTCTACGAGGATGAGGTCTGCTATGCCTTCAACGACATTGATCCCCAGGCGCCCACCCACTTCCTGGTGATCCCCAAGACCCACATCGCCTCCGTGGCCGGCATCTGCGCAGAAAACAGCGCCGTGGTGGCCCACATCTTTGAGGTGATCGCCAAACTCACCGCGGAATTAGGCATCAAGAGCTACCGCGTGGTGTCCAACATCGGCGAGCAGGCGGGCCAAAGTGTGCCCCATCTGCATTTCCACGTGCTCAGCGGCCGCGATATGACCTGGCCTCCGGGCTAA
- a CDS encoding DUF4250 domain-containing protein: protein MIPKDPAILLSFVNAKLRDYYDSLEELCAALDEDQSSITAALAAIDYSYDPARNQFI, encoded by the coding sequence ATGATCCCAAAAGACCCTGCCATTCTTTTGAGCTTCGTCAACGCCAAGCTGCGGGACTACTACGACAGCCTGGAGGAGCTGTGCGCCGCGCTGGACGAGGATCAGTCCTCCATCACCGCAGCGCTTGCCGCCATCGACTATTCCTACGATCCCGCCCGGAATCAATTTATCTGA